The genomic region AAGGGTATCATAAAGTTCCCTCAGTGCCAAACCATATTAAACCCAAGCCTGACGAAACAGCCAAACCAACTGACAAAGAGGCAGAAGAAGTGGCCGCAGAAGAGCAAGTGGATGAGAAAGTAATTACAACCGAAGAAGCTAAAGAATCTGAAGAGGCTGAAGAAGAAAAGGAGGAAGCAGCAGAGGAAGAGGCTGGCAAAGCAGAATCCGAAGACAAACTCGAAACGAAATCTGATGAAGAAAGTACAAAAGAAGAAGACACTAAAGGTGAAAAGgcagaggaggaagagaaaggaaaagaaaaattagTCGACAAAGAAGATCTGGAAAAGAGAAGCAAGGAACAAGCAGAGGAAAAGCAAGAAGAACCTGCCAAAGATCAAAAGGAACTAACAATAAAGGTGGAAGATAAAATGCCAGATGAACCCAAGGAGAAAGAAAGCCCAGAAAAGGAGCCAGAGACTAAAGAAGCAGAAAAAAAGAAGGAAGCAGAGGAACCCTCTGAACTGGAATCTGAAACCAAAGAGAAAGAagaggaaaaggaatcaaaagcagAACACAAGGAAGATACAAAACCAGAGCCCAAACCCGAAGAAAAGGAGGTAAAGAAAGATGCAAAACCAGAGCCCAAACCTGAAGAAAAGGAGGCAAAGAAAGATGCAGAACCAGAGCCCAAACCTGAAGAAAAAGAGGCAAAGAAAGATGCAGAACCAGAGCCCAAACCTGAAGAAAAAGAGGCAAAGAAAGATGCAGAACCAGAGCCCAAACCTGAAGAAAAAGAGGCAAAGAAAGATGCCGAACCAGAGGCTAAACCTGAAGAAAAAGAGGTAAAGAAAGATGCAACACCAGAGCCCAAACCTGAAGAAAAAGAGGCAAAGAAAGATGCCGAACCAGAGGCTAAACCTGAAGAAAAAGAGGTAAAGAAAGATGCAACACCAGAGCCCAAACCTGAAGAAAAAGAGGTAAAGGAAGATGCAAAACCAGAGCCCAAACCTGAAGAAAAAGAGGTAAAGAAAGATGCAAAACCAGAGCCCAAACCTGAAGAAAAGGAAGTGAAAAAAGATACAAAACCAGAGCCCAAGCCTGaagaaaaagagggaaagaaagatgcAGAACCAGAGGCTAAACCTGAAGAAAAAGAGGTGAAAAAAGATGCAAAACCAGAGCCCAAACCTGAAGAAAAAGAAGTGAAAAAAGATGCAAAACCAGAGCCCAAACCTGAAGAAAAGGAAGCGAGAAAAGATGCAAAACCAGAGCCAAAACTGGAAGAAAAAGAGGTGAAAAAAGACACAAAACCAGAGCCCAAACCTGAAGAAAAGGAAGTGAAAAAAGACACAAAACCAGAGCCCAAACCTGAAGAAAAGGAAGTGAAAAAAGATGCAAAACCAGAGCCCAAACCTGAAGAAAAAGAGGTGAAAAAAGATGCAAAACCAGAGCCCAAACCTGAagaaaaggaagcaaaaaaagatgcaaaagcaGAGCCTAAACCTGAAGAAAAGGAAGTGAAAAAAGATGTAAAAGCAGAGGCCAAAGATGAAGCAAAAAAAGAAGAATCAAAGAAGACTTCAGAAGGAGAACAAGCTAAAACAGAGTCCACAAAAGCAAAGGAGTCGGAAAAAGCAACAGATGCTAAAGAACACATTACAGACCAAAGTAAAGAAAgtgacaaagaaacaaaagatgagcCGACAGAGACAGTGAAAAAAACAGAAGTAGAGAAATCAGTCTCAGAGTCTACAAAAGATCAAAAGGAAGAGAAATCAGAAAAAGAACACATTAGTAAGGAGTccgtaaaggaaaaaaaatctgaagttaaaGAAGAAACACAAGTTAAAGATAGCAAAGAGGGAAAATCAGAGAAATCTTCCAGTACTAAAGAAGAAGCAAAGACAACAGACAAAACTAAAAAAGCAGAAGAATGAAAAGCATAACAAATACTTAAAGGGGAGAAAAATCACCAAAGAAATACTGTACTGAGGAATTAAGCAATTAATGTTGACAAACTGCCAAGATAAGATCGTACCCTGTTTATGATACAAGGGGCTGGTAAGCAATAGACATTCACTAAAGAGGCAGATGAATGCATCGTGATAACTTATATAGCAGAATGTGATGTATGCAGAATGCTAAGCACTTGAAGAGTATGAATACGTATCCTGCCTCATTAATAAGTGCATTTAAGATGACTGATTGTTTGAGGTATATCTATCACCTACAGATAAAGAGTGTTTGCTGAGTTATATTAATCAAATAATGAAACAGTCATGATTTAAACCTAAAAAGTCACATTCACGATTTAAAATATGCACCAACAAATATTGTCAATTACTTACAAAGTGCAATATATAAATAAAGAGCTTAACAGATACAATGTGCCTCTGAAGTATATATTAATGCTAATACATGCTTACATAATTAAAATATATGTATTACAACAACATATAATTAAAATGATTGCATTTTCTTTGAATAAAGCAGCAATTTTTAAATAGGAACATTATGTATTCTCAAGGTCTGTCATTTGTTCCAATGTTTATGTGGCATTGTTTTGCTTTTATCAGAAGCAGCTTCTTTAACAAGTTTGGTACAGCATCAAGGTAGCACACAGGATTCAGATTCAGCATGATGCTGATGCACACTGTTggaaggaagaagaaagcagaTGGAGACTGGTAGCATGTATAAATGATTGCAATTTGTGTGCTAACATGCATAAGAAAACAACAAGATTTTTCAGGCTAAATATTGAAACTATAAGTTAGTATGCTATCACCTTAGTCTACTGAACTTAATGGCAGTACTAATGCCAATATCTGTTATACCTACTTTTCCAGGTAGAACAGCAACCcataaaaaataatcaaatggtCAAGAAGATGTATATTTCTAACCTGGTCAAGAGGTGGCAGTGTAACCTCTCTCAGCCTGGTACAACAAACACAGCTGAAGGATGTACCATTTCCTCTGTTGAATCGTGCGTAAGGTCATAGGAGATTCACTAGATTGTCAAACAATAAAACACAGTATGTAGTATTCTAACTAACAATGCTGAAATAAATTGGCTTTACTGGTACTGA from Pristis pectinata isolate sPriPec2 chromosome 17, sPriPec2.1.pri, whole genome shotgun sequence harbors:
- the LOC127579557 gene encoding neurofilament heavy polypeptide-like yields the protein MSYSLDTMFGTSSYRRILGDSPRPASRSAGSLASSGFHSQTWSRSPSTITSYKRVTPSLTANLSSQITASTESLESGAINGDIRSRNEKEMLQTLNDRFATYIDKVRNLELQNKSLEAEAASLRQQQAGRSAIGELYEREIKDLRNVVVQISNDKAQLQLEQEHLEEDIQHIKQRYEDESRMREEIDTSIRALSKYIEDAGLTKLDLDKKLRFLTDEASFMKANHDEEVRDLLNQIQGSQITLEVRDSLKSDITAALREIRAQMEGHAVKTTSQTEEVFKVKLEKLNQAAKVNTDAIHAAQDEILEYRRHLQSKNTELETLKGTKDSLERQRIEMEDRHNADISSYQDATQQLENELRNTKWEMAAQLREYQDLLNVKMALDIEIAAYRKLLEGEESRFIGSSPYSSIEGYHKVPSVPNHIKPKPDETAKPTDKEAEEVAAEEQVDEKVITTEEAKESEEAEEEKEEAAEEEAGKAESEDKLETKSDEESTKEEDTKGEKAEEEEKGKEKLVDKEDLEKRSKEQAEEKQEEPAKDQKELTIKVEDKMPDEPKEKESPEKEPETKEAEKKKEAEEPSELESETKEKEEEKESKAEHKEDTKPEPKPEEKEVKKDAKPEPKPEEKEAKKDAEPEPKPEEKEAKKDAEPEPKPEEKEAKKDAEPEPKPEEKEAKKDAEPEAKPEEKEVKKDATPEPKPEEKEAKKDAEPEAKPEEKEVKKDATPEPKPEEKEVKEDAKPEPKPEEKEVKKDAKPEPKPEEKEVKKDTKPEPKPEEKEGKKDAEPEAKPEEKEVKKDAKPEPKPEEKEVKKDAKPEPKPEEKEARKDAKPEPKLEEKEVKKDTKPEPKPEEKEVKKDTKPEPKPEEKEVKKDAKPEPKPEEKEVKKDAKPEPKPEEKEAKKDAKAEPKPEEKEVKKDVKAEAKDEAKKEESKKTSEGEQAKTESTKAKESEKATDAKEHITDQSKESDKETKDEPTETVKKTEVEKSVSESTKDQKEEKSEKEHISKESVKEKKSEVKEETQVKDSKEGKSEKSSSTKEEAKTTDKTKKAEE